The Cloacibacterium caeni region TTCTTGTTTTTCCCAAATTGGATAATACATTGGTTTATTCAAAAACTGCCTTTTGAAATCATCTATTTCTAATCGCAATTTTGATATCTCAACACTATAATTTTTAGATAAATTAAATAACTTATCCATTTTTTTTTCAAAATCTTTATCGTTAAATCTTACTAATACATCACTATAAAGTATAGAATAACTATCTGGATAATTTTTTAATTCATCAATTAACAGTAAACTATTAATTCTAGATTTTGGTGTTAACTGTTTGTATGTAAATTTCTGATTGTAATTAAATTCCTTTTCCATTTTAGAAACCTTTTCATAATACAAATCATGAATTTGTTTTATAATTTCTAAATTTTCTTTTGTTTGTTTTTTAATAAATTCTTCAGGAAGATTTTGATAATTAATCAAAATATTTTTATCAAAATCATTAATATACTTTATTCTTATATCAATATCATTTTGATAAACATCATCTCTAGAAATTACATCTTTAAGATACATATCCATATCTTTATTTTCTTCAATAACTTGACAAAAAATTAAATTTGAAAAAAATATTAAAAATATTAAAGGAACATTTTTCATTTACAGTTTCAATTTCTTAAAAATAAACTCAGGAATATGAATGATGATGAGCATGATTAGTCTCCAAATTGGCAAAACATAAACGATATTTTTTTGCTTTTTATAGGCTTTATAAATGCATTCTGCCGCTTGTTTTGGTGTTGCAGTAAGTTTTGGATTGAGTGGTAAACCTTCGGTCATTTTGGTCTCCATAAAACCTGGTTTTACCGTCATCACATGAACTTTTTGAGGAAAAAGATAATTTCTCAATCCACTTAAATAAGCGGTAAAAGCTGCTTTTGCGCTTCCGTAGATGAAATTACTCTGTCTTCCTCTATCTCCTGCTACAGAGGAAAGCGCGATGATGTTTCCGCTTCTTTTGCTTTCCATTTTTTTAGCAAAATAATTGATTACAGGAACCAATTTTGCGTAATTAATGTCGATGATTTTCTCTGTGTTTTTATCATCATATAAACCATCTTCGGTTCCCAAACCTAAATAACCAGTAGCACAGAAAAGCAAATCTGAGTCTATATTTTCAAAAACAGAATAATTGATTTCTTGAGTCAAATCCAATTCTATGATTTCTGATGGCTGTAGAAATTTCACATCGATATGTTGCGCAAAACGTTCTGTGGTTTCTCGGCTAGAAGTAACCAGATAAATTTTAGGAAATTTTTCACCAGCAGTTAATGCTTTTTCTACAAATGCTTGTGCAACTTCTGACGTGGAACCAAGAATAATCATATGTAATGAATTAGTTATGAATGATTTAGTTTTTTTTTATTAAGAACCTCTTTTTATTCTTTTGCTTTGCAGCGAAACAAATTTAGAACTGTCTACATTTTTCAGATAATTGGTGAGTGAAGGTTTACTCATGCTGTCTTTGGTCAAATAAATTCTACCGCCAAATTCTTCTACAATTTTATCTAAATTATCTACCAATTGTCTTAATTCTCTATTGATTTTAAAGTCTAAAGCCAATGTATAACCCTCAAAAGGGAAAGAATTATACGCTTCTGGATTTCCTTTGCCAAAAAGTTTAAGAACTGCTAAAAACGAACCTTGTCCACTTCTACCAATGGTTTCAAGAATTTTTTTCATGCCTTCTTTTCCTTTTTCTTTTGGTATTACCATTTGATATTGAATAAAACCACCTTTTCCATAGATTTTATTCCAGTCGTTAATCGCATCAAGAGGATAGAAAAAAGTTTCATAGTCTATGAAATTTTTAACTACTTTTTGTCTTTGTTTATTGAAGTACAAGAAGTTAAAAGCTCTTACAGAAAAACTATTCAACACAAAACTTGGAAAATAAAACGGAATGGTAGGACTTAATTTTTTCTTTAATCTCAATGGATTTTCTTGCCATTTTTGTGGTAATTCTGCTCTAAGTGCAAACTCCCCTCTCATTAGAATACTTCTGCCGATGTTTTTACCTTTTTGCAAGCAATCTATCCAAGCTACGGTATAAGTCCAGTCTTCTGATTCTTCGAAAAGTTGAAAAATTTCGTCTAAATTTTCAGCTTTTATTGACTCTTGACGAATGTATGCCGATTCTATATTTTTGAGTTTAATTTTTGCAGAAAGAATAATTCCTGTAAGTCCCATTGCTCCGAAAGTAGCCCAAAATTTCTCTGCATTTTCTTCTCTAGAACAGGTAATGATTTTTCCATCTTCTACCATCATTTTAAATTCAATCACGCATTCCGAAAACGCTCCTTCTGCATGGTGATTTTTCCCATGAATGTTCGATGCAATCGCTCCACCCAATGTAATAAACTTAGTTCCCGGCGTGATGGCTAAAAAGTAACCTTGAGGAACCGTAATTTCTAAAATTTCAGAAAGCAAAACTCCAGACTCACATTCCAAAATGCCATTTAAACGGTCAAAACTGATGAATTTATTTAATTTCTTTGTAGAAAACATAGCTTCAGCCAAGGCTGCATCGCCATAGCATCTACCATTTCCATACGCAATAACTTCGTTATTTTGTCTTACAAATTCTCTGATTTTACTGTAGTCTTCTTCGGCTTTGAACAGTTTGTTTACTATGGGATGATTGCCCCAAGTAGAAACATTTTTTACGAAATCTGGTTTCATTTTTTTAAATATATTAATAACAAAAATGCTATTAACCAAATGAGAATGGTTATTTGTATATATCTGTCTTTGTAGACAATTTTAGTAGGAGATTCGGTTTTATTATACACCAAAGTTTGCTGTAAATACCTTAAAAAAGCAAAAACTACAAACAAAACGGTATAAAAAACCCTTACCCCGAATTTTTCTTGAACTTCAGGAGTTAAGGTAAACATAAGATAACAAACAATTGCCAATGTTACCGAAATAGAAAGGGCAATATCTGCAAATTGTACGTTATAGCCATCAAGTGCTTTTCTGGTTTTCCCAGAAATTTCGGCGTTTATTAACTCTCCTCTTCTTTTACCAATCGCTAAAACCAATGCCAAAACAAAGGTTAATAAAATAGCCCATTGTGAAACGACAATTCCTGTAGCATAACCTCCCGCTAAAACTCTGAGCACAAATCCTAACGCAATAATGCAAACATCTATAATGGCGACATGTTTTAGCTTAAAAGTATAAGCAATATTCATGAAGAAATAAGAGGCAATGATGATGGAAAATTTGGTGAAATTTTTATGAAAATAGTCTGCACCAAAGAAAACCAATAAAACAACAGATAAAATAAGAAGTACAAAAATAATTTTAGCTGCGGTTTTAGAAATGGCGCCACTTGCTAATGGTCTTTTGCATTTTTCTGGATGTTTTTTGTCTGATTCTATGTCTGTATAATCATTCAATATATAAATGGAGCTAGCTGTAAAAGAAAAAACTAGAAAAGCAAATAAACTTTTCAAAGTTAAGTCTACATGCATCACATTCCCTGAAAAAAAAATCGGAGTAAAGACAAAAAGATTTTTTACCCATTGCTCTATCCTTAAAAGCTTAAGAAATTTACTCATTAAAAATATTATCTAGACAAATTTAAGAATAAAAAAATAAAAAATCGCCTTGTAAAAAAGGCGATTTTAGAGTATAAATAAATCTAGTTATTTCGTTTCTGATTGAGCATCTTTAATCATTTCTTCATTTGCGGTAATGGCAAATTCTACTCTACGGTTTTTAGCTCTACCCGCTTCCGTATTATTGTCTGCAACTGGCTCTCTTTCGCCAACTCCCATTGCATATAATCTAGATTTTGCCAACCCCAGAGAAACTAAGTAACTCACTACAGAATTTGCTCTTCTTTCAGACAAACTTTGGTTATATGAGTCAGTTCCTCTAGAATCCGTGTGTCCATAAATATTGATATTGGTATCAGGATTATTTTTAAGGACTTCTGCTAATTTATTAAGGTTGGTCTTAGCAACTGAAGTAAGATTAGATGAGTCAAAATCAAAGTTTACGGTATTTTCTGATAATGTTACTTTAATTCCTTCATTTACTCTCACCACTTCTGCTCCTGGTAAAGCTTCTTTTATTTCTTTGGCTTGTTTATCCATTTTATTACCGATCACTCCACCAACTACTCCACCAACTACACCGCCTAAAACGGCACCTTGAGGAGCGTTACCACCTTTTCCTACATTATTCCCGATTACAGCGCCTAAAACAGCACCTGCAGCAGTACCAATTACGGCACCTTTTTGAGTATTATTAGCATTCTGAATTGCTTCGCAACTGGTTAAAACCATTGCTGATGATAAAAATAATGCTG contains the following coding sequences:
- a CDS encoding SDR family NAD(P)-dependent oxidoreductase, translated to MIILGSTSEVAQAFVEKALTAGEKFPKIYLVTSSRETTERFAQHIDVKFLQPSEIIELDLTQEINYSVFENIDSDLLFCATGYLGLGTEDGLYDDKNTEKIIDINYAKLVPVINYFAKKMESKRSGNIIALSSVAGDRGRQSNFIYGSAKAAFTAYLSGLRNYLFPQKVHVMTVKPGFMETKMTEGLPLNPKLTATPKQAAECIYKAYKKQKNIVYVLPIWRLIMLIIIHIPEFIFKKLKL
- a CDS encoding FAD-binding oxidoreductase, which encodes MKPDFVKNVSTWGNHPIVNKLFKAEEDYSKIREFVRQNNEVIAYGNGRCYGDAALAEAMFSTKKLNKFISFDRLNGILECESGVLLSEILEITVPQGYFLAITPGTKFITLGGAIASNIHGKNHHAEGAFSECVIEFKMMVEDGKIITCSREENAEKFWATFGAMGLTGIILSAKIKLKNIESAYIRQESIKAENLDEIFQLFEESEDWTYTVAWIDCLQKGKNIGRSILMRGEFALRAELPQKWQENPLRLKKKLSPTIPFYFPSFVLNSFSVRAFNFLYFNKQRQKVVKNFIDYETFFYPLDAINDWNKIYGKGGFIQYQMVIPKEKGKEGMKKILETIGRSGQGSFLAVLKLFGKGNPEAYNSFPFEGYTLALDFKINRELRQLVDNLDKIVEEFGGRIYLTKDSMSKPSLTNYLKNVDSSKFVSLQSKRIKRGS
- a CDS encoding decaprenyl-phosphate phosphoribosyltransferase; this encodes MSKFLKLLRIEQWVKNLFVFTPIFFSGNVMHVDLTLKSLFAFLVFSFTASSIYILNDYTDIESDKKHPEKCKRPLASGAISKTAAKIIFVLLILSVVLLVFFGADYFHKNFTKFSIIIASYFFMNIAYTFKLKHVAIIDVCIIALGFVLRVLAGGYATGIVVSQWAILLTFVLALVLAIGKRRGELINAEISGKTRKALDGYNVQFADIALSISVTLAIVCYLMFTLTPEVQEKFGVRVFYTVLFVVFAFLRYLQQTLVYNKTESPTKIVYKDRYIQITILIWLIAFLLLIYLKK
- a CDS encoding OmpA family protein, with product MKLINKSSVAALFLSSAMVLTSCEAIQNANNTQKGAVIGTAAGAVLGAVIGNNVGKGGNAPQGAVLGGVVGGVVGGVIGNKMDKQAKEIKEALPGAEVVRVNEGIKVTLSENTVNFDFDSSNLTSVAKTNLNKLAEVLKNNPDTNINIYGHTDSRGTDSYNQSLSERRANSVVSYLVSLGLAKSRLYAMGVGEREPVADNNTEAGRAKNRRVEFAITANEEMIKDAQSETK